In Silene latifolia isolate original U9 population chromosome 3, ASM4854445v1, whole genome shotgun sequence, a single window of DNA contains:
- the LOC141647407 gene encoding extradiol ring-cleavage dioxygenase-like isoform X2, translated as MAMMSLNNTFFISHGSPRITVDDSITARKFFKGWKENVLEETPKAILVISSHWETPQPTLCAVDGLFDTTHDFYGYSPPMYKLKYPANGATELAKRAQELLKGSGFNPVFTDEERGLDQGAWVPLMLMYPEAGIPVCVLSVQKHMDATYHFNMGRALTSLKDEGVLILGSGGATNNVKEIRLDSRFEPVPSWAIEFDGWLEDALTSGRFQDVNEYLKKAPHAKRAHPFPDHIYPLHVALGAAGKNAKAELIHRSWDWATLSYSSYKFTDSPV; from the exons ATGGCGATGATGAGCCTCAACAATACGTTCTTCATATCACATGGGTCGCCGAGGATAACGGTCGACGACTCGATAACGGCCAGGAAATTCTTCAAGGGGTGGAAAGAGAATGTGTTAGAGGAAACACCAAAAGCAATACTAGTAATCTCTAGTCATTGGGAGACTCCTCAACCCACTCTTTGTGCCGTTGATGGTCTTTTTGATACCACCCATGATTTCTATGGTTATTCTCCTCCAATGTATAAG CTCAAGTATCCGGCTAATGGGGCCACAGAATTGGCGAAACGAGCTCAAGAGCTCCTAAAGGGATCTGGATTTAACCCGGTGTTCACGGACGAGGAGCGTGGACTTGACCAAGGCGCATGGGTGCCATTGATGCTCATGTACCCGGAGGCTGGTATCCCTGTTTGTGTACTCTCTGTTCAAAAGCACATGGATGCTACTTACCACTTTAATATGGGACGTGCACTCACCTCTCTTAAGGATGAAGGTGTCCTTATCCTTGGTTCCGGCGGTGCCACTAACAACGTGAAAGAAATTCGCTTAGACTCTCGTTTCGAACCGGTTCCATCATGGGCCATCGAATTTGACggttggcttgaagatgctctcACTTCTGGCAG GTTTCAAGATGTGAATGAATATCTCAAGAAAGCACCTCATGCGAAAAGGGCTCATCCTTTCCCAGATCATATATACCCGTTGCATGTTGCCCTTGGGGCTGCCGGAAAAAATGCCAAGGCAGAGCTTATACATCGCAGTTGGGATTGGGCCACCTTATCTTATTCGTCGTATAAGTTTACTGATAGCCCCGTTTGA